The window CGGGTATGAATCAATCGAGTTAGAACTCCCGGCCTTGCTAACGGTGGTTAAGGAAGCTAACGAACCAAGACACGCCTCGCTTAAAGGTGTCCTGAAGGCAAAAAAAGCTAAGATACCTGTCTGGGGGATACAGGATCTTGGTCTTTCGGCTGATCAGGTAGGACTTTCCGGCTCGCCCACTCAGGTGATAAAGGTCTTTACCCCTTCCCGTCAGGGCACTTCAGAGATGCTTGAAGGAGAGCCAGAAGAGGTAGTGAATCAATTGGTAGAGAGACTAAAAGGCCAGGGTCTTCTAACGCATAGTGTGTAATTTATTTATTGATTTCGGATTTCGGATTTTTGTAACCGTTCAGCCACCAAGGCACGAAGACACGAAGGAGAAAAAAGTATGTGTTTTAGAGAGCAATAGAGCAATAGAGCAGCCGTTCTGGAACTTTCAGAAAAGTCTTTAACTACTGCTCTGCTGCTCTACTGCTCTATTTTTGTGTCTTAGTGTCTTAGTGGCTGAACACTTACTTTTCTTGTTCAGGTGCTCGCAAGAATAGCATAATGACGAAACTACAGATAGAATAAGGTGGTGATATAAAATGGTAACAGTATCAGTTGAATACCAAAAAGGGGTTTTGAGACCACTAGAAAATATCGAAAAATTCCAAGAGGGATCGGTGTTGAAGATAGAGATAAAACCAGATTTAAGA is drawn from bacterium and contains these coding sequences:
- a CDS encoding antitoxin family protein, with protein sequence MVTVSVEYQKGVLRPLENIEKFQEGSVLKIEIKPDLRRLKGALKGLNISSGNIG